The following coding sequences lie in one Notolabrus celidotus isolate fNotCel1 chromosome 20, fNotCel1.pri, whole genome shotgun sequence genomic window:
- the LOC117832265 gene encoding perforin-1-like, which yields MCLLSICIFAVFMLSLPQSTNPSCIQGTPEQCKDAEFAPGTNLAGEGFDITTMERKQAYVIDVSQWEHKDKTCTLCKNTFLENKLQKLPLSVVDWRAKQTCNNKVTSSLHKSSESLVDSITSSIENNWQVNLDFKMIDKGASLMLAGTHSKLADYSMKKNKNDKFSFTSQSTGCEYYSYKVTGTPELHREFNKAVKDLPNIYDSDHKRQFYTLIDNFGTHYITKVKLGGSVQSVTSIKDCMASLQGLSVEEVKMCLDVEASATYHATISAKTKHCNTDIDKTDSKTAFSSMFNDRFTEIKGGHTTEPDLLFSAEKDPSAYKAWLNTLPQNPDIISYSLNSLHELLPIKDPVRMNLRSAISHYILEKGLLKNCSQRCQAGIKSDPRDSCVCQCHNDPAVNQDCCPTRRGMARVILTVQRATGLWGDYTTATDGYVKVFFNKVMVQRSPVIMNNNNPHWAMIVDLGSQDLSSGKVVKFEVWDQDNKWDDDLLGQCDQVLSAGVKKDLCNLNHGQLFFKLDVACAPSLGGKSCTDYKPSPMSENLKRLYVSRHAHPIPKAVLLKMGVFVDKTSSQGNQSLSAGPKVDVM from the exons ATGTGTCTGTTGAGTATTTGCATCTTTGCCGTCttcatgctctctctccctcaatcCACAAATCCGTCGTGCATCCAGGGGACACCCGAACAGTGCAAGGATGCAGAGTTTGCTCCGGGTACTAATTTGGCAGGGGAAGGCTTCGACATCACCACCATGGAACGTAAGCAGGCCTACGTGATCGATGTGAGTCAGTGGGAACACAAGGACAAGACATGCACCCTGTGTAAGAACACCTTTCTGGAGAACAAACTGCAAAAGCTTCCCCTGTCAGTGGTCGACTGGAGAGCAAAGCAGACCTGCAACAACAAGGTGACCAGTTCTCTCCACAAATCCAGTGAGTCTCTGGTCGACTCCATCACCTCCTCTATTGAAAACAACTGGCAGGTCaatcttgattttaaaatgattgataAAGGTgcctcactgatgctcgctgGTACCCATTCTAAACTGGCTGACTactcaatgaaaaaaaacaagaatgacAAATTCAGCTTCACAAGCCAGAGCACGGGGTGTGAGTACTACAG CTACAAAGTGACCGGCACACCCGAGCTGCACAGAGAGTTTAACAAAGCAGTGAAGGATCTCCCAAATATCTACGACAGTGACCACAAACGACAGTTCTACACACTGATTGACAACTTTGGCACCCATTACATCACCAAG GTGAAACTGGGAGGGAGTGTTCAATCTGTGACAAGCATCAAGGATTGCATGGCCAGCCTTCAGGGCCTCAgtgtggaggaggtgaagatgTGCCTGGATGTTGAGGCATCAGCAACCTACCATGCTACGATATCAGCCAAAACAAAGCACTGCAACACAGACATTGACAAGACGGACAGCAAGACGGCCTTCTCCAGCATGTTCAATGACAG GTTCACAGAAATAAAGGGGGGGCATACGACAGAGCCAGACCTACTCTTCTCTGCTGAAAAAGATCCGTCTGCCTACAAGGCATGGCTCAACACATTACCACAGAATCCAGACATAATCTCATATTCCCTCAATTCTCTTCACGAGTTACTGCCCATTAAAGATCCCGTGAGGATGAATCTGCGCTCCGCTATCAGCCACTACATCCTGGAGAAAGGCTTGTTGAAGAACTGCAGTCAGCGTTGTCAGGCCGGCATCAAGAGTGACCCCAGAGATTCCTGCGTCTGCCAATGCCACAATGATCCAGCCGTGAACCAAGACTGCTGCCCGACCCGCAGAGGCATGGCACGAGTCATCCTAACGGTGCAACGGGCTACAGGTCTTTGGGGGGATTACACCACAGCAACAGATGGCTACGTGAAAGTGTTTTTCAACAAGGTGATGGTCCAGCGTTCTCCTGTCATTATGAACAACAACAATCCACACTGGGCCATGATTGTGGATCTCGGCAGTCAGGATTTGTCATCAGGTAAGGTAGTGAAATTTGAAGTGTGGGATCAGGACAACAAGTGGGACGATGATCTCTTGGGACAGTGTGATCAAGTTCTCTCTGCTGGAGTCAAGAAGGACCTCTGCAACCTGAACCACGGGCAGCTCTTCTTTAAATTGGATGTTGCATGTGCTCCGAGTCTGGGTGGAAAGTCATGCACGGACTACAAACCTTCACCCATGAGTGAAAACTTGAAGAGGCTGTACGTGTCCCGTCACGCTCACCCTATTCCAAAGGCTGTCCTGTTGAagatgggtgtgtttgtggacaAAACGAGCTCACAGGGAAACCAGAGTCTTAGTGCAGGGCCAAAGGTTGATGTGATGTAA